The following are from one region of the Tachysurus fulvidraco isolate hzauxx_2018 chromosome 15, HZAU_PFXX_2.0, whole genome shotgun sequence genome:
- the arhgap23a gene encoding rho GTPase-activating protein 23 isoform X9, protein MGQNQLDNWSRWHGSASSPSPPLDNRTSAPTTTSMAWASEGHEAGGVNHSSPAHRTEEIRYGMTQRGRSFSSSFSTSPPNQAQHGNSSKENLSWGSPPKPAPVSSSRSSERTQQALSNWYYNQVSERERERERERLNVRSLNQRQRSFSQDRLAELSRSRRTHRTDFPQSASQDTLLHSGQHPHWMQVLPSVCQNRSQSENLLRSRYGHSGRSLEALDQVLCPLSPRHEGQAWRQQQPQEQGSHFNPSQTPSTRLIQVHRQHQSKSSEQHRCQQHPPQQKQHPPKQNPIYSSQHPPQSRRLTSCQSVDQEQIGYRSYSPSFNRKSGRILQHAQSFRDPSYTGPRLSWTSLPEGMAPSPAPSVAPAACSTSGEGQDGTHRPTNHERESGKVEQETQLQVQEVVLRQKPRMGRRAGHVHRLPLALDGSDPLLFTSDPEEALLKSEGSSSHRHANGNLAPLSVEDDSLASIPFIDEPTSPSADLRACHVPASSVVSSGGLKSVPAVGTSPASPTFTFPLSRLSSHDCSSIKSSRRSSYLLAITTERSKSCDDGLHTLRDDGRVFSRLPKRVKSFFGDGSLDSLTVADEARSKRHSASELGSISYSDVRKEGWLHYKQIHTEKGKKVGSAIRPWRRVFSVLRFGALYLYKDKREALLKGAALGGGSEDEQPISIRGCLVDIAYSETKRKNALRLTTQDFCEYLLQAEDRDDMLEWIRVIRESSKTDSEELGFSRQALISKKLNDYRKQSPTGNKPDSSPRVPRMTFLLTKAENSGAPPRSPKHEAKEESSPPKSPWGINFMKKAKKADPKAFGVRLEDCQPACNNKFVPLIVEICCGLVEEMGLEYTGIYRVPGNNAVVSCLQDQLNKGCDINTTEERWQDLNVVSSLLKSFFRKLPEPLFTDDKYNDFIDANRLENPSDRLKTLKKLIHDLPDYYFHTLKFLIGHLKTVANHSEKNKMEPRNLALVFGPTLVRTSEDNMTDMVTHMPDRYKIIETLIQHYAWFFSEEHDKDEKTPVDTEDVQPAPNIDHLLSNIGRAGLLGEISDSTNSDSAKSKALQLLISCNEGQTSVIAQGSGGSKRDLTAKDFLTTLAIMSAVTRRRRKRPTARLLGSSTDDDSEQEPIRVSLTVEGEGEGKETEQCESDMAPRAEAEEDEDEEAEDDDEENVEVTVASPGKEKPRMPCEEEAHSVILSEEEDQRSETKGRSWRGDDARSIVSGYSTLSTLGRSLASEGRGDDADDEHSELVSETDNESGFASRSLTQERPEKRTPPPSNMYTSAEPPVPRSFLYTHYKASVPIPILTPAPTPTTTPASHSAPCKNPNPELVERGTESAARSSTPSTSSSTASQRLQNRPSFNSHRLIQCDTLARRRLKTEKAKARSLDLLEVRSASPSEEESQSNKGRTRTSLLDSSTSHSTKLTPSSSHLLAPPSTLGSTSGATNQASLAEQVRARLLGSAEDIRSVGLRKPLSPETCRRRRAWRRHTVVVSPTDSSQKSSQVPIAVNNNKPPAPPPKPSVLIRRLGEKPTPVPQRSSADASSLCRAPPTSQFHECL, encoded by the exons ATGGGACAGAACCAGCTGGACAACTGGAGCCGCTGGCACGGCTCTGCCTCCAGCCCTTCCCCACCACTTGACAACCGGACAAGTGCACCTACCACCACCAGTATGGCCTGGGCATCAGAGGGCCATGAAGCCGGGGGTGTCAACCATAGCAGTCCTGCCCATCGCACTGAGGAAATCCGGTATGGTATGACTCAGAGAGGACGTTCATTCTCTTCCTCATTTTCTACAAGTCCACCAAACCAAGCTCAGCATGGGAACAGCAGCAAAGAAAACTTGTCATGGGGTAGCCCGCCAAAACCTGCACCAGTGTCAAGTTCAAGAAGCAGTGAACGCACCCAACAAGCCCTCTCTAATTGGTACTACAACCAGGTGTCAGAACGGGAGCGGGAACGGGAACGGGAGCGCTTAAATGTCCGCTCTCTAAACCAGCGACAACGCAGTTTCTCTCAGGACCGCCTGGCAGAGCTAAGCCGAAGCAGACGGACACATAGGACTGATTTTCCCCAGAGTGCCTCTCAGGACACATTGCTGCACTCTGGGCAGCATCCTCACTGGATGCAAGTTTTGCCTTCTGTCTGCCAGAACCGTTCTCAGTCCGAGAACCTTCTACGCAGTCGCTATGGACACTCGGGTCGCTCATTAGAGGCCCTAGACCAGGTACTTTGCCCGCTCTCACCACGCCATGAAGGCCAAGCCTGGCGGCAGCAACAGCCCCAGGAGCAGGGAAGCCATTTTAATCCTTCACAGACACCTAGTACGCGTCTTATTCAAGTTCACCGCCAACACCAATCCAAATCTTCAGAGCAGCACCGTTGTCAGCAACACCCTCCCCAACAGAAACAACACCCCCCAAAGCAAAATCCAATTTATTCATCACAACATCCACCACAAAGTCGTCGTTTGACCTCGTGCCAGAGTGTGGACCAGGAGCAGATCGGCTACCGCAGTTACAGTCCCTCTTTTAACCGCAAAAGTGGACGGATCCTACAGCATGCTCAGTCATTCCGGGACCCATCCTACACGGGGCCACGCCTCAGCTGGACCAGTCTTCCTGAGGGCATGGCTCCATCTCCTGCTCCATCAGTTGCCCCTGCTGCTTGCTCAACATCTGGTGAAGGACAGGATGGAACTCATCGTCCAACTAACcatgaaagagagagtgggAAGGTAGAGCAGGAGACACAATTGCAGGTCCAAGAGGTGGTGCTTAGGCAAAAGCCACGCATGGGCCGAAGGGCTGGCCATGTCCACCGACTCCCCCTGGCACTTGACGGAAGTGACCCTCTACTTTTTACCTCGGACCCTGAGGAAGCCCTTTTGAAGTCAGAGGGTTCTTCCTCCCACCGGCATGCGAACGGTAATCTTGCACCACTCTCTGTGGAGGATGACTCGCTGGCCTCTATCCCCTTCATTG ATGAGCCAACCAGCCCGAGCGCAGATCTGCGGGCGTGTCACGTCCCTGCCTCATCCGTCGTGTCCAGTGGCGGCCTTAAATCCGTCCCCGCTGTGGGGACCAGCCCCGCCTCCCCAACCTTCACCTTCCCCCTCAGCCGCCTCTCCTCCCATGACTGCA GCAGCATCAAGTCCAGCCGCCGCTCATCTTATCTGTTGGCCATCACTACTGAGCGCTCCAAGTCATGTGACGATGGACTTCACACCCTCAGAGACGACGGGCGTGTCTTCTC GAGGTTGCCAAAGAGAGTTAAAAGCTTCTTCGGTGATGGG tctctGGACAGCTTGACAGTGGCTGATGAAGCTCGCTCTAAGCGCCATTCTGCCTCGGAGCTGGGCAGCATCAGCTACAGTGACGTGAGGAAAGAAGGATGGCTGCACTACAAACAGATCCATACTGAGAAGGGCAAG AAGGTTGGCAGTGCCATTCGTCCCTGGAGGCGGGTTTTTTCAGTGCTGCGCTTCGGTGCACTTTACCTCTACAAAGACAAGAGGGAGGCGCTGCTGAAAGGTGCCGCCCTGGGAGGCGGATCTGAAGACGAGCAACCGATCAGCATCCGCGGCTGCCTGGTGGACATCGCGTACAGCGAGACGAAGCGCAAGAACGCGCTGCGACTGACCACACAGGACTTCTGCGAGTACCTGCTGCAGGCTGAGGACAGAGATGACATGCTGGAGTGGATCAGAGTGATCCGGGAAAGCAGCAAGACTGACAGCGAG gagTTGGGTTTCTCTCGACAAGCTCTCATCAGTAAGAAACTGAATGACTACAGGAAGCAGAG TCCGACAGGTAATAAGCCTGACTCATCTCCCCGAGTGCCACGCATGACTTTCTTGCTCACCAAAGCTGAAAACAGTGGTGCACCCCCGCGCTCCCCCAAACACGAAGCCAAAG AGGAGAGCAGTCCTCCCAAATCTCCATGGGGCATCAACTTCATGAAGAAAGCGAAGAAGGCGGACCCGAAAGCGTTCGGAGTCCGATTGGAGGATTGCCAACCTGCTTGCAATAACAAG tttgttcCACTGATTGTTGAGATCTGCTGTGGCTTGGTGGAGGAGATGGGTTTGGAGTACACGGGAATCTACAGAGTGCCAGGAAACAACGCTGTGGTGTCCTGTCTGCAGGATCAACTCAACAAGGGCTGTGACATTAACACCACGGAGGAG CGGTGGCAAGACCTGAACGTGGTGAGCAGCCTGCTCAAATCCTTCTTCCGAAAGCTCCCAGAACCCCTCTTTACCGACG ACAAATATAACGACTTCATCGATGCCAATCGTTTGGAGAATCCCAGTGACAGGCTGAAGACCTTGAAGAAACTG ATCCATGATTTACCAGATTATTACTTCCACACTCTGAAGTTTCTAATTGGTCATCTGAAGACTGTAGCCAATCACTCAGAGAAGAATAAG atggaGCCTCGTAACTTGGCACTAGTATTTGGACCCACTCTTGTGAGAACATCAGAAGACAATATGACGGACATGGTCACCCACATGCCTGACCGCTACAAAATCATCGAAACTCTTATCCAGCAT TATGCCTGGTTCTTCAGTGAGGAACACGACAAGGATGAAAAG ACACCGGTGGACACAGAGGACGTTCAGCCTGCCCCCAATATAGACCACCTTTTATCCAACATTGGCCGAGCTGGACTACTGGGCGAGATCTCAG ACTCAACCAACAGTGACTCAGCAAAATCAAAG GCACTACAGTTGCTTATATCCTGTAATGAAGGTCAGACCTCTGTCATTGCTCAGGGCTCTGGAGGGTCAAAACGTGACCTCACAGCCAAGGACTTCCTGACGACGCTTGCCATCATGTCTGCTGTGACTCGGAGGCGTAGAAAACGACCAACCGCCCGCCTCCTGGGCAGCAGCACTGACGATGACTCTGAACAAGAGCCAATCAGAGTCAGTCTTACGgtggagggagagggggagggaaAGGAGACAGAGCAGTGTGAATCTGACATGGCTCCACGTGCAGAGGCagaagaggatgaagatgaggaagcGGAAGATGATGACGAAGAGAATGTGGAAGTGACTGTGGCTTCCCCAGGCAAGGAGAAACCTAGAATGCCTTGTGAGGAAGAAGCACATTCTGTTATCCTTAGTGAGGAAGAGGACCAGAGGTCTGAAACAAAAGGTCGCAGCTGGAGAGGGGATGACGCACGTTCTATTGTCTCGGGTTACTCTACTCTCTCTACGCTGGGTCGGAGTTTAGCCTCTGAGGGGCGGGGTGACGATGCAGATGATGAGCATAGCGAGCTGGTGAGTGAGACGGACAATGAAAGTGGCTTTGCCTCGCGGTCTCTGACGCAGGAGCGTCCTGAAAAACGTACGCCACCTCCATCGAATATGTACACCTCAGCAGAGCCACCTGTACCACGCAGcttcctgtacacacactacaaagcCTCTGTACCTATTCCTATTCTCACTCCTGCTCCCACCCCCACAACCACGCCAGCGTCTCATTCTGCTCCCTGCAAAAATCCGAACCCTGAACTTGTCGAAAGAGGAACTGAAAGTGCAGCACGCTCCTCCACTCCCTCCACTTCCTCCTCAACTGCCTCCCAACGCCTCCAAAACCGACCCTCCTTCAACTCCCATCGCCTAATTCAGTGTGATACTTTAGCACGCCGCCGCCTAAAAACAGAAAAGGCCAAAGCTCGTTCACTAGATCTTTTAGAAGTCCGTAGTGCTTCACCCAGTGAGGAGGAATCGCAGTCTAACAAAGGGCGAACAAGAACCAGCCTCCTGGATTCTTCCACTTCTCATTCAACCAAACTGACCCCATCCAGTAGTCACCTATTAGCTCCGCCCTCTACCTTAGGCTCTACCTCTGGTGCCACAAATCAGGCATCTCTGGCAGAGCAGGTGCGTGCACGTCTGCTCGGCTCAGCAGAGGACATACGTTCTGTGGGGCTGAGGAAACCTCTCTCGCCTGAGACATGCCGGCGGAGGCGGGCCTGGAGGAGACACACAGTTGTGGTCTCGCCTACTGACTCTTCCCAAAAGAGCTCTCAAGTCCCCATTGCtgttaacaacaacaaacccccagccccgcccccaaaacctTCTGTTCTAATCCGACGTCTGGGGGAGAAGCCCACCCCCGTTCCTCAGCGCTCCTCAGCTGACGCCTCTTCATTATGTCGGGCCCCACCTACCTCTCAGTTCCACGAATGCTTGTGA